The following proteins are encoded in a genomic region of Sulfurovum indicum:
- a CDS encoding potassium channel family protein, whose translation MTYLDKFKKFLGWRSAPKPHITLNDEYYSHLSPFRFPLILTVLIMLLGTIGYMIIDDFPLMDAIYQTGITFTTVGFGEIRPISDLGRIFTITLIIFGFIIFSIAVGVIAEVVKKGEFQKTAKERKMLYEIARLKQHFVVCYHNEFTIQVTKQLRANHIPFVVVDPREDLEEIAKKHKYPYFVVAEAHTEEGILKSHLSSAKGVITLADNVADNIATIASARLYESEIGRSRKYLIIANAQSHEDETKLLKLGADKVVTATKLMAQRINAMAARPDMENLLQEFLYKKDTPLDMEEAKVSKTSWLTLKKIKTARFRDVANVTIIGIRQKDGKFIPMPKGDTIIMPESKLLLIGTGDGIRKAKKIIRKKEKPEELKYI comes from the coding sequence ATGACTTATCTGGACAAGTTCAAAAAGTTTCTCGGCTGGAGAAGCGCACCCAAACCGCACATTACCCTAAATGACGAATATTATAGTCATTTATCCCCATTTAGATTTCCTCTTATTCTTACTGTACTGATCATGTTGCTTGGTACCATCGGGTACATGATTATTGATGATTTTCCACTGATGGATGCCATCTATCAGACAGGTATTACCTTTACCACCGTGGGCTTTGGTGAGATACGACCGATTTCAGACCTTGGGCGTATCTTTACCATTACACTGATCATTTTCGGTTTTATTATTTTCTCTATTGCCGTGGGGGTCATTGCCGAAGTGGTGAAAAAAGGGGAATTTCAAAAAACTGCCAAGGAGCGGAAAATGCTTTATGAGATCGCCAGGCTGAAACAGCACTTTGTAGTCTGTTATCACAATGAGTTTACCATTCAGGTTACCAAACAGTTACGTGCAAACCATATTCCTTTCGTAGTTGTTGACCCAAGAGAAGACCTCGAAGAGATCGCCAAAAAACACAAATACCCTTACTTTGTTGTAGCAGAAGCACACACCGAAGAGGGGATACTGAAATCACACCTCTCTTCGGCTAAAGGGGTAATCACACTGGCTGATAATGTAGCAGACAACATTGCTACAATCGCATCGGCACGACTGTACGAAAGTGAAATAGGACGTTCTAGAAAATACCTCATCATCGCCAATGCACAGAGCCATGAAGATGAAACAAAACTGCTCAAACTTGGAGCAGACAAAGTGGTTACGGCTACCAAGCTCATGGCACAGCGTATCAATGCAATGGCAGCACGGCCTGATATGGAAAATCTGCTTCAGGAGTTTCTTTACAAAAAAGACACACCGCTTGATATGGAGGAGGCAAAAGTCTCAAAAACGTCATGGCTGACCCTGAAAAAAATAAAAACAGCCCGTTTCAGGGATGTTGCGAATGTCACTATTATAGGTATTCGACAAAAAGACGGAAAGTTCATTCCCATGCCAAAAGGTGATACTATCATCATGCCTGAATCAAAACTCCTTCTTATAGGCACCGGCGATGGTATCAGAAAAGCAAAGAAGATCATCCGTAAAAAAGAGAAACCCGAAGAGCTTAAATATATATAG
- the rpmB gene encoding 50S ribosomal protein L28, translating into MARKCEVSGKGPLVGNNVSHANNKTKRRQLPNLRSVKVTLEDGTTKRIKVAASTLRTMKKKAAQAASAN; encoded by the coding sequence ATGGCAAGAAAATGTGAAGTAAGTGGTAAAGGTCCACTTGTAGGAAACAATGTTTCTCACGCGAACAACAAGACAAAAAGAAGACAACTTCCAAACTTGAGATCTGTAAAGGTCACTCTTGAAGATGGAACGACAAAAAGAATCAAAGTAGCCGCATCAACACTCAGAACAATGAAGAAAAAAGCTGCACAAGCTGCTTCAGCTAACTGA
- the rpe gene encoding ribulose-phosphate 3-epimerase yields the protein MLVAPSILSADFGYLADDVKAICEGGCDLVHVDVMDGHFVPNLTIGPVVVEAIAKAATKPLDIHLMVENNSFFVDLFAPLKPEFISFHIEEEKHPHRLIQKIRSLDIRPAIVLNPHTPPEKIEFLLEYVDMVLLMSVNPGFGGQKFIPSVIEKAQRLKALIEKRNPDCLIEVDGGVNDTNVKVLADAGVDVVVAGSFVYKHPKGVGEAIASLK from the coding sequence ATGTTAGTAGCACCAAGTATACTTTCGGCAGACTTTGGTTATTTGGCTGATGATGTGAAGGCCATTTGTGAAGGGGGATGTGACCTTGTACATGTAGATGTGATGGACGGACACTTCGTTCCCAATCTGACGATCGGTCCGGTAGTAGTGGAAGCGATAGCAAAAGCGGCGACCAAACCGCTTGATATTCACCTGATGGTTGAGAATAACAGTTTCTTTGTTGATCTTTTTGCTCCGTTGAAACCGGAGTTTATCTCTTTTCATATTGAAGAGGAGAAGCATCCTCACAGATTGATTCAGAAGATCCGCTCTTTGGATATCAGACCGGCGATCGTGCTGAATCCCCATACGCCGCCTGAAAAGATAGAGTTCCTGCTTGAATATGTTGATATGGTACTGCTCATGTCGGTTAACCCGGGTTTTGGCGGACAGAAGTTCATCCCCTCGGTCATTGAAAAGGCACAGCGACTCAAAGCGCTTATTGAAAAACGCAACCCTGATTGTCTTATCGAAGTGGATGGCGGAGTGAATGATACAAATGTCAAAGTGCTTGCTGATGCCGGTGTGGATGTGGTTGTTGCCGGGTCATTTGTCTATAAACACCCTAAAGGGGTGGGAGAGGCGATCGCCTCTTTGAAGTGA
- a CDS encoding phosphoribosylanthranilate isomerase, which yields MRVKICGITNLRDALHAVECGADALGFVFYNQSPRYITPKDAKHIIDLLPPFVERVGLFVDEGVETIETICRYTNISLAQIHFDVDEESLDVIDLKTLPVVRTRSPEDIHRFSDRYRLVDAYCETYGGSGKRLNLEWFEGVDCSKIILAGGLTPQNIAEVKKYGFYGVDVSSGVESVKGKKDPKKVEQFITYAKSL from the coding sequence GTGCGTGTGAAAATCTGTGGTATTACTAATTTACGGGATGCGTTGCATGCCGTAGAGTGTGGTGCGGATGCATTGGGATTTGTCTTTTATAACCAATCTCCACGCTATATTACCCCCAAAGATGCCAAACATATTATTGATCTTCTGCCTCCTTTTGTTGAAAGGGTAGGGCTCTTTGTTGATGAAGGGGTAGAGACGATTGAAACCATTTGTAGATATACCAATATCTCACTCGCACAGATCCATTTTGATGTAGATGAAGAGTCTTTGGATGTAATTGACCTGAAAACACTGCCGGTAGTACGCACCAGATCACCTGAAGATATTCATCGTTTTTCAGACAGGTACCGTCTTGTCGATGCCTATTGTGAGACCTATGGAGGCAGCGGTAAGCGTTTAAATCTTGAGTGGTTTGAAGGAGTGGACTGTTCGAAGATCATTCTTGCAGGCGGGTTGACACCTCAGAATATTGCCGAAGTAAAAAAGTATGGTTTCTATGGTGTGGATGTCAGCTCCGGAGTGGAATCGGTCAAAGGGAAGAAAGACCCCAAGAAAGTGGAGCAGTTTATTACCTATGCGAAAAGTCTTTGA
- a CDS encoding 3'-5' exonuclease — MRKVFDELTRAFRKHQGVLAEKQYSEITMKHTTLLEDSDTIFILLQASGYPIEEEEGYYRLKTCFTPYEEQRYCVIDIETNGSKPGTSQVIEIGAVMIENGKLVDSYETFVECAFLPEYITKITGIEPEDLIGAPTRREALTGLRHFMGDAVFVAHNANFDYTFLDASFERFGLGGIGNPKLCTIDLAKRTFESERYGLAYLIESLGMEETSHHRAYSDALCASTVMQKSFETLPEYVKTTDDLLQFAVSSKKTRRLKKEAKEGL, encoded by the coding sequence ATGCGAAAAGTCTTTGATGAACTGACACGTGCATTCCGAAAGCATCAAGGTGTGCTGGCTGAAAAGCAGTATTCAGAGATCACAATGAAACATACGACCCTGCTTGAAGACAGCGATACGATCTTTATCCTGCTTCAGGCATCCGGTTACCCTATTGAAGAGGAAGAGGGGTATTACCGGCTGAAAACCTGTTTTACCCCATACGAGGAACAGCGTTACTGTGTGATCGACATAGAGACCAACGGCAGCAAACCAGGAACCTCACAGGTAATAGAGATTGGTGCGGTCATGATAGAGAATGGTAAGCTTGTTGACAGTTATGAAACATTTGTAGAGTGTGCTTTTCTTCCCGAGTATATTACCAAGATCACCGGTATAGAACCTGAAGATCTCATTGGTGCACCGACACGCAGAGAAGCTCTGACAGGTCTGCGCCACTTTATGGGGGATGCTGTTTTTGTAGCGCACAATGCCAATTTTGACTATACTTTTCTGGATGCCTCCTTTGAACGTTTCGGACTGGGTGGCATCGGCAACCCCAAACTTTGTACTATTGATCTTGCCAAACGTACTTTTGAGAGTGAACGTTATGGGCTTGCTTATCTCATAGAATCTCTTGGTATGGAGGAGACTTCCCATCACCGTGCCTATTCCGATGCACTTTGTGCTTCAACAGTGATGCAGAAGAGTTTTGAAACCCTGCCGGAGTATGTCAAAACTACTGATGATCTGTTACAGTTTGCTGTTTCCAGTAAGAAAACAAGACGTTTGAAGAAAGAAGCGAAGGAGGGGCTGTAG
- a CDS encoding EI24 domain-containing protein, with protein sequence MNQTITKSFKDLFSATVLAFMAKTTLISLVVTTIAIWLVNDILTGFIKGYLSWIPWEWLQTSGAAVATVAIAYTIFILIHAVVTSLMIEPLLIKLAKKEYPDIPVAGTADISTSILLSLKAGMVFLLLFLFTFPIMFIPLIGAVWMLWLWSILIKEPTLYDVSSLFIKEKTKIKEKKKGTTVLAMIASGLNYIPVLNIFSPVFAQILFLHHVLDKR encoded by the coding sequence ATGAACCAAACGATTACCAAAAGCTTTAAAGACCTCTTTTCAGCTACTGTACTTGCCTTTATGGCAAAAACCACACTTATCTCTCTTGTTGTGACCACTATTGCCATATGGCTTGTCAATGATATATTGACAGGGTTTATCAAGGGGTATCTCTCATGGATACCCTGGGAGTGGTTACAGACCAGTGGTGCTGCCGTAGCTACTGTTGCGATCGCCTATACGATCTTCATTCTTATTCATGCTGTTGTCACATCACTGATGATCGAGCCACTGTTGATCAAGCTGGCAAAAAAAGAGTACCCTGATATACCAGTTGCAGGAACCGCTGACATCTCTACCTCTATACTCCTCAGTCTCAAAGCGGGAATGGTCTTTTTACTCCTCTTCCTGTTCACATTCCCCATCATGTTCATCCCGCTTATAGGTGCTGTATGGATGCTCTGGCTCTGGTCGATCCTGATCAAAGAGCCCACTCTCTATGATGTCTCATCCCTTTTTATCAAAGAGAAAACCAAGATCAAAGAGAAGAAAAAAGGTACCACAGTACTGGCGATGATTGCTTCAGGGCTCAACTATATTCCTGTGCTGAACATCTTCTCACCAGTCTTTGCACAGATCTTGTTTTTGCATCATGTTCTAGATAAACGGTAG
- a CDS encoding gamma carbonic anhydrase family protein, producing MLIKFKEWTPQLKKNAWVAEGASVIGRVTMGEDSAVWFGCVVRGDVHFITIGERTNIQDLSMIHVTHHKREDMTDGNPTIIGNDVTVGHRVMLHGCTIEDACLIGMSATILDGAVIGKESIVGAGSLVTKNKKFPPRSLIMGSPAKVVRELTDEEVAELYASAERYVKFKNEYL from the coding sequence ATGCTGATCAAATTCAAAGAGTGGACACCTCAACTTAAAAAAAATGCCTGGGTGGCAGAAGGCGCTTCTGTTATTGGACGTGTAACAATGGGAGAAGACTCGGCCGTTTGGTTTGGATGTGTGGTACGCGGAGATGTACACTTTATCACCATCGGAGAGAGAACAAACATACAGGATCTCAGTATGATCCATGTCACGCACCATAAAAGAGAAGATATGACAGACGGCAACCCAACCATCATTGGAAATGATGTAACTGTCGGACACCGTGTTATGCTGCACGGCTGTACTATTGAAGATGCCTGCCTCATTGGCATGAGTGCGACTATTTTAGATGGTGCTGTCATCGGTAAAGAATCCATCGTCGGAGCGGGAAGTCTTGTTACCAAGAACAAGAAGTTTCCGCCAAGAAGCCTCATTATGGGCAGTCCTGCAAAAGTTGTCCGAGAGCTGACAGATGAGGAAGTTGCAGAACTTTATGCTTCTGCTGAGCGGTATGTGAAATTTAAAAATGAATACCTGTAG
- a CDS encoding RNA degradosome polyphosphate kinase, producing the protein MSIDLNSSQLYFNRELSWLQFNSRVLAQALDEKLPPLERLKFLAIYGTNLDEFYMIRVAGLKSLFKARIQQTGPDKLTPTEQLKQIRAYLHREHHVLESCYTSIISELHTHGVHIKNFDLLTKEEKEEVKTIFFEEIYPVIIPIAVDATHPFPHLNNLSFGLAITLQDESHHIKHGLIRIPRILPRFIQIDQTFIPIESVVEHFTTELFPGFTPLASTPFRVTRNADIEIEEEEADDFLEILQEGLRSRNKGSLIRLELLEEVDKDLLQFLLTHLNLDENDIYPYKSLPLNLGALWQIVGDKRLSHLVLPTFTPKTLPPLDTENIFEAIEKQDVLLYHPYDSFEPVVLFIKQAAADPETIAIRMTLYRAGQKSPIVKALIDAVRDGKQVTVLVELKARFDEENNLRWAKALEDAGAHVVYGIPGLKVHAKIAQVIKRKGRKLQSYVHLATGNYNPTTAKIYTDISYFTAKEAFSKDATHFFHFLTGFSTYTKLDTLFMSPVQIKPKLIKLIEKESQHGKNGHIILKANSLVDIDIIKALYKASQDGCRIDLIIRGICCLKPGVKGVSENITVSSIIGKYLEHPRIYYFRNQKIKCYISSADLMPRNLVRRVELMTPIVEENLSKKIEQILMLQLADNQLRWELQESGEYVKVPTLGKSVNNHLILEQYVNKIYDKTKKETPDYVSRLASKILKES; encoded by the coding sequence ATGTCGATCGATCTCAATTCATCACAGCTCTATTTCAACCGCGAGCTCAGCTGGCTGCAGTTCAACTCACGTGTACTTGCACAAGCGCTTGACGAGAAGCTGCCGCCACTGGAGAGACTAAAGTTCCTCGCCATCTACGGTACTAACCTCGATGAGTTCTACATGATCCGTGTAGCAGGGCTTAAAAGCCTTTTTAAAGCACGCATCCAGCAGACAGGGCCGGACAAACTTACCCCTACCGAGCAGTTAAAACAGATTCGTGCCTACCTGCATAGAGAACACCATGTACTGGAATCCTGCTATACTTCCATTATTTCGGAACTGCATACGCATGGTGTACACATCAAAAATTTTGATCTGTTAACCAAAGAAGAGAAGGAAGAGGTCAAGACAATCTTTTTTGAAGAGATCTACCCGGTCATCATTCCTATTGCCGTAGATGCCACACACCCATTCCCCCATCTCAACAACCTCAGTTTTGGACTTGCTATTACACTGCAGGATGAATCACACCACATTAAACATGGTCTTATTCGTATTCCGCGTATCCTGCCTCGTTTTATTCAGATCGATCAGACATTCATTCCCATCGAAAGTGTAGTTGAGCACTTCACTACCGAATTATTTCCAGGCTTTACTCCACTCGCCTCTACCCCTTTCAGAGTTACCCGCAATGCAGATATTGAAATAGAAGAGGAGGAAGCAGATGATTTTCTGGAAATCCTTCAGGAGGGGCTGCGTTCAAGAAATAAAGGTTCTCTCATCAGGCTTGAACTCCTTGAGGAGGTCGATAAAGATCTTTTACAGTTCCTTCTGACACACCTTAACCTTGATGAAAATGATATCTACCCCTATAAAAGCCTGCCCCTCAACCTCGGTGCTCTCTGGCAAATCGTAGGGGACAAACGCCTCTCCCATCTTGTTTTGCCGACATTCACGCCCAAAACACTGCCACCATTGGATACTGAGAACATATTTGAAGCTATAGAAAAACAGGATGTTTTACTTTACCATCCATACGACAGCTTTGAACCGGTTGTACTGTTCATCAAGCAGGCAGCCGCCGATCCGGAGACGATAGCAATCCGCATGACACTATACCGTGCCGGGCAGAAATCACCTATTGTCAAAGCTCTGATCGATGCGGTACGTGATGGAAAACAGGTTACTGTTCTCGTAGAGCTCAAAGCACGTTTTGATGAAGAGAACAACCTGCGCTGGGCCAAAGCACTTGAAGATGCCGGTGCACATGTCGTTTATGGAATCCCGGGACTTAAAGTTCATGCCAAGATCGCACAGGTAATCAAACGCAAAGGACGTAAGCTGCAAAGCTACGTCCATTTGGCAACGGGGAATTACAATCCGACAACCGCCAAAATATACACTGATATCTCCTATTTCACGGCAAAAGAGGCTTTCTCCAAAGATGCAACACACTTTTTTCATTTCCTTACAGGCTTCTCTACCTACACCAAGCTCGATACACTCTTTATGTCACCGGTCCAGATCAAACCAAAACTGATCAAGCTCATCGAGAAAGAGAGTCAACACGGAAAGAACGGGCATATCATTCTCAAAGCAAACTCTCTGGTCGATATCGACATTATCAAGGCACTCTATAAAGCCTCACAGGATGGTTGCAGGATCGACCTCATTATCCGTGGTATCTGCTGTCTCAAACCGGGGGTGAAAGGAGTGAGTGAAAATATCACAGTCTCCTCCATCATCGGAAAGTATCTGGAGCATCCTCGCATCTATTACTTTAGGAATCAAAAAATAAAATGTTATATCTCCAGTGCCGACCTGATGCCGCGTAACCTTGTAAGACGGGTCGAACTGATGACCCCTATCGTGGAAGAGAATCTCTCAAAAAAGATAGAACAGATCCTTATGCTGCAGCTGGCCGACAATCAACTTCGATGGGAGTTGCAGGAGAGCGGTGAGTATGTCAAAGTCCCTACGTTGGGGAAAAGTGTCAACAACCACCTTATCCTTGAACAATATGTCAACAAAATATATGACAAAACAAAAAAAGAGACACCTGACTATGTCAGTCGTCTGGCAAGCAAGATATTAAAGGAATCATAG
- the uvrB gene encoding excinuclease ABC subunit UvrB produces the protein MPNFKVNSPYAPSGDQPEAIEALSESILKGSRYQTLLGVTGSGKTYTMAKIIEKTKKPTLVMTHNKTLAAQLYSEFKAFFPNNHVEYFISYYDYYQPEAYLPRQDLFIEKDSSINQELERLRLSTTASLLSHDDVIVIASVSANYGLGSPEDYRSIVQKLCVGEEYNQKELLLRLVDMGYKRNDEFFDIGNFRVSGEVIDIYPAYSDEFAVRIEFFGDEIEDIYEFNALTGEKNKAMKEVTVYSANQFIVGKEKLARAIKSIEEELDERLAYFQREGRMVEYNRLKQRTEFDLEMLEATGICKGIENYSRHLTGKKPGETPYSMMDYFEVMHDDYLVIVDESHVSLPQFRGMYAGDRSRKEVLVDHGFRLPSALDNRPLMFDEYINKAPHYLFVSATPADLELELSSTVAEQVVRPTGLLDPEIEVIDSTYQVENLHDRMKPVIERGERVLVTVLTKKMAEELTSYYNDLGLKAKYMHSDLDAIERNQVIRSLRLGEFDILVGINLLREGLDLPEVSLVAILDADKEGFLRSRTALIQTAGRAARNANGKVLMYAKKITDSMKATIEITQTRREKQIAYNKAHGITPKTTIRELDTNLKVDDAGELYNKRDKLDKMPKAERQQLIKELKAKMLAAAKNLEFEEAARLRDEIAKVKKL, from the coding sequence TTGCCTAACTTCAAAGTAAACAGCCCCTATGCCCCTTCCGGCGATCAGCCGGAAGCCATTGAAGCTCTTTCGGAATCCATACTGAAAGGCAGCCGTTATCAGACACTGCTTGGTGTGACCGGTTCAGGGAAGACCTACACCATGGCAAAGATCATTGAGAAGACCAAAAAGCCAACCCTCGTCATGACACATAACAAAACACTGGCTGCACAACTCTACTCAGAATTCAAAGCATTTTTCCCCAACAACCATGTAGAGTACTTCATCTCCTACTATGACTACTACCAGCCCGAAGCCTATCTGCCACGCCAGGACCTCTTCATTGAAAAGGACAGCTCCATCAATCAGGAACTGGAGCGTCTGCGCCTGAGTACGACTGCTTCGCTGCTGAGTCACGATGATGTCATAGTCATTGCTTCGGTCTCGGCCAACTACGGTTTGGGCTCACCTGAAGATTACCGTTCCATCGTTCAGAAACTGTGTGTAGGAGAAGAGTATAATCAAAAAGAGCTGCTGCTCCGACTCGTCGATATGGGGTACAAACGCAACGATGAATTTTTTGATATCGGAAATTTCCGTGTCAGCGGAGAGGTGATAGATATCTACCCGGCATACTCCGATGAATTTGCCGTACGTATTGAGTTCTTCGGCGACGAGATCGAGGATATTTACGAATTCAATGCATTGACCGGAGAGAAAAACAAAGCCATGAAAGAGGTTACTGTCTACTCTGCCAATCAGTTCATCGTCGGCAAAGAGAAGCTCGCACGTGCCATTAAAAGTATTGAAGAGGAGCTTGATGAACGGCTGGCATACTTTCAGCGGGAAGGACGTATGGTAGAATACAACCGTCTTAAACAGCGAACCGAGTTCGACCTGGAAATGCTCGAAGCCACAGGAATATGTAAAGGGATAGAAAACTACTCCAGACACCTTACAGGCAAAAAACCCGGTGAGACCCCCTACTCAATGATGGACTACTTTGAAGTTATGCATGACGACTACCTTGTCATTGTCGATGAATCACATGTTTCACTGCCACAGTTTCGTGGTATGTATGCCGGCGACAGAAGTCGTAAAGAAGTATTGGTCGATCATGGTTTCAGGCTCCCTTCCGCTCTGGATAACAGACCGCTGATGTTTGATGAGTATATCAACAAGGCACCTCATTATCTCTTTGTTTCAGCCACGCCGGCTGACCTGGAACTGGAACTCTCTTCCACTGTAGCCGAACAAGTTGTCAGGCCCACAGGACTACTTGACCCTGAAATTGAGGTCATCGACTCTACCTACCAGGTTGAAAACCTGCACGATCGCATGAAACCGGTCATTGAAAGAGGTGAACGAGTACTTGTCACTGTATTGACAAAAAAGATGGCAGAGGAGTTGACAAGTTACTACAATGACCTTGGACTCAAAGCCAAATATATGCACTCCGACCTTGATGCTATTGAACGTAACCAGGTTATCCGATCATTACGACTTGGAGAGTTTGACATCCTGGTAGGCATTAATCTTCTTAGAGAAGGACTTGATCTGCCCGAAGTCTCTCTGGTTGCCATACTCGATGCAGACAAAGAAGGCTTCCTCCGTTCACGTACAGCTCTAATACAGACAGCCGGCCGTGCTGCCCGAAATGCAAATGGAAAAGTACTGATGTACGCCAAAAAAATAACCGACTCAATGAAAGCAACTATCGAGATCACTCAGACGAGAAGAGAAAAACAGATCGCCTACAACAAAGCACATGGCATTACACCAAAAACGACTATCAGGGAACTCGATACCAATCTCAAAGTGGATGATGCGGGAGAACTTTACAACAAACGTGACAAACTTGACAAAATGCCAAAAGCTGAACGTCAGCAGCTCATTAAGGAGCTTAAAGCAAAAATGCTTGCAGCCGCCAAGAACCTGGAGTTTGAAGAAGCAGCGAGACTGCGGGATGAAATAGCCAAGGTTAAAAAATTGTAA
- a CDS encoding type II secretion system protein translates to MRRGFTMIELIFVIVIIGILAAVAIPKLAATRDDAKLSTAIANAGTCVNEVGSAYTAGNPIKATSATVACSTADAHSDITVSIDSTNGRYIKITGTGISTLDTTHDFGGTSVSYN, encoded by the coding sequence ATGAGACGCGGTTTCACAATGATCGAATTGATCTTTGTAATTGTAATTATCGGTATTTTGGCAGCAGTTGCCATTCCAAAACTAGCAGCAACGAGAGATGATGCAAAACTTTCTACAGCAATTGCAAATGCAGGTACGTGTGTGAATGAAGTAGGGTCGGCATATACAGCGGGTAACCCTATTAAAGCAACATCTGCTACAGTTGCATGTAGTACAGCTGATGCACACAGTGATATTACTGTAAGTATTGACAGTACAAACGGTAGATATATCAAAATCACTGGAACAGGTATTTCTACGCTTGATACTACACATGATTTTGGTGGTACAAGCGTATCTTATAACTAA